The following coding sequences are from one Candidatus Sysuiplasma acidicola window:
- a CDS encoding DNA-directed RNA polymerase subunit A'' — MNARTTKKKAKPVSNELDTYVERKARVGSDLQKRLSKLLQEMGRTLPESVIEKVANRIEGIEVRDSTLKKILTKACDRYDGHLIDPNESAGIIAAQSIGEPGTQMTMRTFHYAGVAEINVTLGLPRLIEIVDARRAPSTPMMEVHIARECAEDRNVAMWVSNRIEIASLLDVASLETDLGSMKVHILPDAERMKRKGITEQVIYDALQQSRGLKDIVSYTPSKGIIIEVQEPSFRLLHQKSEIAKDTRIKGVTNITRAVLKKEGAEYVIYTEGSNLEEILSLELTYGQYLESEDRKLFEELSSSNPARLAAPLLDKSKIKTNNIEEIYMVLGVEAARNAIISEASQTLEEQGLVVDIRHIMLVADMMTNDGSVKAIGRHGISGRKSSVLARAAFEITSTHLLRAAIIGEEDHLDGVAENIIVGQPVTLGTGAVNVEYVPGKKG; from the coding sequence ATGAATGCGCGCACCACAAAGAAGAAGGCCAAGCCTGTCTCGAACGAGCTTGACACATACGTCGAGAGGAAGGCGCGTGTCGGAAGCGATCTGCAGAAACGCCTGTCAAAACTGCTTCAGGAAATGGGGCGTACGCTGCCGGAGAGCGTCATAGAGAAGGTGGCCAACAGAATCGAGGGCATCGAGGTACGGGATTCCACGCTGAAGAAGATACTGACGAAGGCGTGCGACAGATACGACGGCCATCTTATTGACCCGAACGAGTCGGCAGGCATCATAGCTGCACAGAGTATCGGCGAACCGGGAACACAGATGACCATGCGTACATTCCACTACGCGGGTGTCGCTGAAATCAACGTTACACTTGGACTTCCCAGACTCATAGAGATTGTCGACGCGAGGAGAGCGCCGAGCACACCCATGATGGAAGTGCACATAGCCCGGGAGTGCGCGGAGGACAGAAATGTTGCGATGTGGGTGAGCAACAGGATTGAAATTGCATCACTGCTCGATGTGGCTTCGCTGGAGACCGATCTCGGCAGCATGAAGGTGCACATACTCCCTGATGCCGAACGGATGAAGAGAAAGGGCATAACGGAACAGGTGATATACGACGCCCTTCAGCAGTCCAGGGGGCTCAAGGATATTGTTTCCTACACGCCTTCCAAGGGCATCATCATAGAGGTGCAGGAACCGTCATTCAGGCTGCTGCATCAGAAATCCGAGATTGCGAAGGATACGAGGATCAAGGGCGTCACGAACATAACGAGGGCGGTACTGAAGAAGGAGGGTGCCGAATACGTCATTTACACCGAAGGATCGAATCTCGAGGAAATACTCTCGCTGGAACTGACATACGGCCAGTATCTCGAGTCCGAGGACAGGAAACTCTTTGAGGAACTGAGCTCGAGCAATCCGGCAAGACTCGCCGCACCGCTTCTCGACAAGTCGAAGATCAAAACGAACAACATCGAGGAGATATACATGGTTCTGGGTGTGGAGGCTGCGAGGAACGCCATCATCAGCGAGGCATCGCAGACGCTGGAGGAACAGGGACTCGTTGTAGACATAAGGCATATCATGCTCGTAGCCGATATGATGACAAACGACGGCAGCGTCAAGGCGATAGGAAGGCATGGTATTTCGGGACGCAAATCGAGCGTGCTAGCGAGGGCGGCGTTCGAAATAACGTCGACGCACCTGCTGCGGGCCGCCATCATCGGCGAAGAGGACCATCTGGACGGCGTCGCGGAAAATATTATAGTCGGCCAACCGGTTACACTGGGCACCGGCGCTGTAAACGTGGAATACGTGCCCGGTAAGAAGGGATGA
- a CDS encoding DNA-directed RNA polymerase subunit A', translating to MIARGVSKRISSIRFALLSPDEIRKMSAVKIITADTYDDDGFPIDMGLMDLHLGVIEPGLRCKTCGRKVDECPGHFGHIDLAMNVIHVGYVKEIKKLLEATCRRCGKLLLTKEQADEFRKSMDRVEEFGGDVADMGLVTKETVREAASTAVCPHCGATRAKITLDKPTSFREEGHKLTPKEVRERLERIPNSDLIPLGLDPRVCRPEWMVLTALPVPPVTVRPSITLESGDRSEDDLTHKLVDVLRINQRLRENRDAGAPQLIVEDLWELLQYHVTTYFDNQTSGLPPARHRSGRPLKTLVQRLKGKEGRFRSNLSGKRVNFSARTVISPDPLLSINEVGVPVDAAKELTMPLTVNPYNIDALKEMVSRGPEPVAVIGEGRSRYLPGVNYVIRPDGRRIKVTDKNATQVAEMLELGFIVERHLADGDIVLFNRQPSLHRMSMMGHEVRVMPSRTFRLSLSVCPPYNADFDGDEMNMHALQSEEARAEAKVLMRVQEHVLSPRFGGPVIGAIHDHITGSFLLTYMNSMFTKEETMLILSSVRRHRQLPKPLFTGKDGVEKWSGKQLFSLILPETLNMAFKSSICVNCEPCIYEKCEYDAYVRIKDGNFEVGTIDEKAIGSFKGKIIDKLARDYGSDVVREFIDNATKMSIASIMVRGFSAGLADEDIPVDAKKRISDSLDAAVKRVEELVTMYKNGELEQMPGRSMEETLEVEVMKVLGRARDEAGNIAGQYLGMENSAVIMAKCGARGSMLNLSQMAGCIGQQAVRGERLSRGYWNRTLPHFKQGDLGAQAKGFVKHSYKDGLTATEFFFHSMGGREGLVDTAVRTSRSGYMQRRLINALEDIKVTEDRTVRNTADSIVQLFYGEDGVDPCRSVQGDAVDVDGILIEALGDEAQLLAKIDEKRTGAYATIENDMMEGQEEEEVEETEYDLGEGEEQ from the coding sequence ATGATTGCAAGAGGTGTTTCCAAGAGGATTTCGTCGATCAGGTTTGCGCTGCTGTCACCCGACGAGATAAGAAAGATGTCCGCCGTCAAGATCATCACTGCGGACACGTACGATGATGACGGTTTCCCCATAGACATGGGACTCATGGATCTTCATCTCGGCGTAATAGAACCGGGACTGAGATGCAAGACATGCGGACGCAAGGTCGACGAGTGCCCCGGCCATTTCGGGCACATTGACCTGGCCATGAATGTCATACACGTCGGTTACGTGAAGGAAATAAAGAAACTGCTTGAAGCGACCTGCAGAAGATGCGGAAAACTTCTTCTCACGAAGGAGCAGGCGGACGAGTTCCGCAAGAGCATGGATCGTGTGGAGGAATTCGGAGGGGACGTGGCAGACATGGGACTCGTCACGAAGGAGACTGTCAGAGAGGCTGCCTCTACGGCAGTCTGCCCGCACTGCGGCGCAACGAGGGCGAAAATCACCCTGGACAAACCGACTAGCTTCAGGGAAGAGGGGCACAAGCTGACGCCGAAAGAGGTAAGGGAGAGGCTGGAGCGCATACCCAATTCAGACCTCATACCGCTCGGACTCGATCCGCGCGTCTGCAGGCCCGAATGGATGGTGCTGACGGCACTGCCCGTTCCGCCAGTGACGGTGAGACCTTCGATAACGCTGGAATCCGGCGACAGATCTGAAGACGATCTGACGCACAAGCTCGTCGATGTGCTGCGCATAAACCAGCGGCTGCGGGAGAACCGTGACGCGGGAGCGCCGCAGCTGATAGTGGAAGATCTCTGGGAACTGCTGCAATACCATGTCACCACATACTTCGACAACCAGACGTCGGGACTGCCGCCGGCCAGGCACAGGAGCGGCAGACCGCTCAAGACACTCGTGCAGAGGCTGAAGGGAAAGGAGGGCAGGTTCAGGTCAAACCTGAGCGGTAAGCGAGTCAACTTCTCCGCCAGGACCGTCATTTCGCCAGATCCGCTGCTATCAATAAATGAGGTCGGCGTACCTGTGGATGCGGCAAAGGAGCTCACGATGCCGTTGACCGTGAATCCGTACAACATAGACGCACTGAAGGAGATGGTAAGCAGGGGGCCGGAGCCCGTTGCGGTCATCGGCGAAGGCAGATCCAGATACCTTCCCGGAGTGAATTATGTCATACGGCCGGACGGAAGAAGGATCAAGGTCACAGACAAGAACGCGACGCAGGTTGCTGAAATGCTCGAACTGGGCTTCATTGTGGAAAGACATCTTGCCGACGGCGACATAGTGCTGTTCAACAGACAGCCGTCGCTTCACAGGATGTCCATGATGGGACACGAAGTGAGGGTCATGCCCAGCAGAACGTTCCGGCTGAGCCTCAGCGTCTGTCCTCCGTATAACGCCGATTTCGATGGCGATGAGATGAACATGCATGCACTGCAGAGCGAGGAGGCAAGGGCCGAGGCGAAGGTGCTGATGAGGGTGCAGGAACACGTCCTCTCTCCGAGATTTGGAGGGCCGGTCATCGGAGCGATACACGATCACATCACCGGTTCCTTCCTGCTCACGTACATGAATTCCATGTTCACCAAGGAGGAAACGATGCTCATACTCTCGAGCGTCAGGAGGCACAGGCAGCTGCCGAAACCGCTGTTCACCGGAAAGGACGGTGTGGAAAAGTGGAGCGGAAAGCAGCTCTTCTCGCTCATTCTGCCTGAAACGCTCAACATGGCGTTCAAATCATCCATTTGCGTAAATTGCGAACCGTGCATTTACGAGAAATGCGAGTACGATGCCTATGTGCGCATCAAGGATGGCAATTTCGAGGTAGGAACGATTGACGAGAAAGCGATAGGGTCATTCAAGGGCAAGATTATTGACAAGCTTGCGAGAGACTACGGCTCCGATGTCGTGAGGGAGTTCATAGACAATGCAACGAAGATGAGCATTGCCTCCATCATGGTCAGGGGATTCAGCGCAGGGCTGGCGGACGAGGACATACCGGTCGATGCAAAGAAGAGGATTTCAGATTCTCTCGATGCTGCGGTAAAGCGCGTCGAGGAACTCGTCACCATGTACAAGAACGGTGAACTCGAACAGATGCCAGGCAGGTCTATGGAAGAAACGCTGGAAGTCGAGGTCATGAAGGTACTGGGTCGTGCAAGGGACGAGGCAGGGAACATAGCAGGGCAGTATCTTGGTATGGAGAACTCGGCAGTCATAATGGCGAAATGCGGCGCGAGGGGCTCAATGCTCAATTTGTCGCAGATGGCCGGCTGCATCGGTCAGCAGGCGGTCAGAGGAGAAAGACTCTCCAGGGGATACTGGAACAGGACGCTGCCGCACTTCAAGCAGGGAGATCTCGGTGCGCAGGCGAAAGGGTTTGTCAAGCACAGTTACAAGGACGGTCTGACCGCGACCGAATTCTTCTTCCACAGCATGGGAGGCAGAGAGGGACTGGTCGACACTGCCGTCAGGACGTCCAGGTCCGGCTACATGCAGAGGAGGCTCATCAACGCGCTCGAGGACATCAAGGTCACGGAAGACAGAACGGTGCGCAACACGGCAGATTCCATCGTCCAGCTCTTCTACGGAGAGGACGGTGTCGATCCGTGCAGGAGCGTTCAGGGCGATGCCGTAGATGTCGACGGCATACTGATCGAGGCACTGGGCGACGAAGCTCAGCTGCTCGCGAAGATTGACGAGAAGAGAACAGGCGCTTACGCGACCATAGAGAATGACATGATGGAAGGACAGGAAGAAGAGGAAGTGGAGGAAACGGAATACGACCTCGGCGAAGGTGAAGAGCAATGA
- a CDS encoding CDP-2,3-bis-(O-geranylgeranyl)-sn-glycerol synthase has translation MEPLWSVAEALWFFLPAMLPNTSAAIFGGGKPIDGGRMYHGKRLLGEGKTWRGLFVGISSGIAMGYLESIISIPLGRNLSSVYVPSLAILPVLIALSAGSMCGDLAGALWKRRRGMKRGEKAPILDQYDFTAGAFLLAIAVAPSYTFRYLIDGYAIYGFICVLLVIYPLHRLINYIGYRTGLKSVPW, from the coding sequence ATGGAGCCTCTCTGGTCTGTTGCTGAAGCCCTCTGGTTTTTCCTGCCCGCGATGCTGCCCAACACGAGCGCTGCGATATTCGGCGGCGGAAAGCCTATCGACGGCGGAAGGATGTATCATGGCAAGAGACTGCTCGGAGAGGGTAAGACGTGGAGAGGGCTGTTTGTTGGCATCTCGTCCGGCATCGCAATGGGCTACCTGGAGAGTATTATTTCCATTCCTCTGGGAAGGAACCTGTCTTCCGTCTACGTGCCGTCGCTCGCAATACTGCCTGTTCTGATTGCGCTGTCCGCAGGTTCCATGTGTGGCGATCTTGCCGGTGCGCTCTGGAAGAGGAGGAGGGGCATGAAGAGGGGCGAGAAGGCGCCAATCCTCGACCAGTATGATTTTACGGCTGGAGCGTTCCTGCTGGCTATTGCAGTTGCACCATCATACACGTTCCGGTATCTCATAGACGGATATGCGATATACGGTTTTATCTGTGTCCTGCTGGTTATATACCCTCTGCACAGACTCATTAATTACATCGGTTACAGAACAGGATTGAAAAGCGTGCCGTGGTAA
- a CDS encoding orotate phosphoribosyltransferase: protein MFGDFELTSGRRSSYYVNIKKAYTDPAILRAIASEMAPHVAGSRVAGMELGAIPIVVAVSLETGKPFSMIRKEQREHGTRNMIEGAIKPGETVDIVEDVSTTGGSILKSVKWVVEAGGRVERAIVVVDRGEGAADALRREGIALISLVNAEALSKGAKK, encoded by the coding sequence ATGTTCGGAGATTTCGAACTCACTTCAGGCAGAAGGAGCAGCTATTACGTCAACATAAAAAAGGCATACACCGATCCTGCGATACTGCGTGCCATAGCGTCGGAAATGGCGCCGCACGTAGCGGGCAGCCGGGTCGCGGGAATGGAGCTTGGAGCGATACCCATCGTCGTCGCAGTCTCACTGGAGACCGGCAAACCGTTTTCCATGATAAGAAAGGAACAGCGGGAACACGGCACACGGAATATGATAGAGGGTGCGATAAAGCCCGGGGAGACGGTGGACATCGTGGAGGATGTGAGCACGACTGGGGGTTCCATTCTGAAATCGGTTAAATGGGTTGTGGAAGCAGGCGGAAGGGTGGAAAGGGCAATCGTCGTAGTTGACAGGGGGGAAGGGGCGGCAGACGCACTGAGGAGGGAAGGGATTGCACTCATATCGCTGGTTAATGCGGAGGCGCTATCAAAGGGCGCAAAAAAATGA
- a CDS encoding ATP-dependent DNA helicase, whose amino-acid sequence MNGQNSAGGAAGTSFPYVPRTGQIRMMHGVFDALTTGRHIIMESPTGSGKTASVLSAAVDSMGTRKILYLTRTNSQQRQVMRELRMIKQRRNVLGIAIQGRNNGCLLARQDDEMRSGSADELSAYCGYLKERTKSEHEGCPYYYGLLNADRQHLSKWLREEMPDAEQVTERCMAMQMCPYEMSKSFLADADVVTAPYIYFFDPFIRRRLLEWMGTQTGQLIIILDEAHNLPDYLREIESVKFGVRSAQGMRNEAEEYGDPEIISGVSIRDLSEIVETAIRAISADYVLDEDGLVPPEEFEMRLMEELGVNSRSFSAIAATLSNQGDLVRDAKLKKGRLPRSYIRSMGDFIRFWTEAEPGHHVKVVNGGDNPSLEVYCLDPAIAAAPLQDAYVTIHMSGTLGSLPDYRTLLQLPEDSILLSVPSDFPAENRKIVYVDDMTTRYEVIARDAGMIAAIADRIVDVCNSVHRNTIVFVPSYGLLDSLLALNIERRMDTQTLVERKDMKQIELMECVERFKSVRGSVFFSVIGGRIGEGLDFPDESLEMVIIVGIPYPKPTAKQRALVNYYDILYGKGWDIAVKGPALRKLLQAAGRMIRSDTDRGIAVVLDKRLSYFTVTGAEKVDDAPGAAADFFSGKRNVGPRNGRLF is encoded by the coding sequence GTATGGGGACCAGAAAGATACTCTACCTGACAAGAACCAATTCGCAGCAGCGCCAGGTCATGCGCGAGCTCCGCATGATAAAGCAGAGGAGGAATGTGCTCGGAATCGCAATACAGGGCAGGAATAACGGATGCCTCCTGGCGAGACAGGATGACGAGATGCGTTCCGGGAGCGCCGACGAACTGTCCGCGTACTGCGGCTACCTCAAGGAGAGGACAAAATCGGAGCACGAAGGTTGTCCCTACTACTATGGGCTGCTCAACGCAGACAGGCAGCATCTGTCGAAGTGGCTTAGGGAGGAGATGCCGGACGCCGAACAGGTGACGGAAAGATGCATGGCCATGCAGATGTGCCCGTACGAAATGTCGAAATCGTTTCTCGCCGACGCAGATGTCGTCACTGCCCCGTACATCTATTTTTTTGATCCTTTCATACGCAGAAGGCTCCTCGAATGGATGGGCACGCAGACGGGACAGCTGATCATCATACTCGATGAGGCACACAACCTGCCGGACTATCTGCGCGAGATCGAGAGCGTCAAATTCGGCGTGAGATCCGCGCAGGGCATGCGCAACGAGGCCGAAGAATATGGTGACCCGGAAATAATCTCAGGCGTAAGCATACGTGATCTTTCGGAGATAGTGGAAACTGCAATCAGGGCCATCTCGGCAGATTATGTTCTGGACGAGGACGGCCTTGTTCCGCCCGAAGAGTTTGAAATGAGGCTCATGGAGGAACTCGGCGTCAATTCGCGATCTTTCTCTGCAATCGCAGCGACGCTCTCGAACCAGGGCGATCTTGTCAGGGATGCAAAACTGAAAAAGGGCAGACTGCCGCGTTCCTATATAAGATCGATGGGCGATTTCATTCGCTTCTGGACGGAGGCGGAGCCCGGACATCACGTCAAGGTGGTGAACGGCGGAGACAACCCGTCGCTCGAGGTCTACTGCCTCGATCCTGCCATCGCTGCCGCTCCTCTGCAGGACGCCTACGTCACGATACACATGTCCGGCACGCTCGGTTCGCTTCCCGACTACAGAACGCTGCTTCAGCTGCCGGAAGACAGCATACTGCTCTCCGTGCCTTCCGACTTTCCTGCCGAAAACAGGAAAATAGTGTACGTGGACGACATGACGACGCGTTACGAGGTCATAGCCCGTGATGCCGGCATGATAGCAGCCATTGCGGACAGGATTGTCGACGTGTGCAACAGTGTGCACAGAAACACGATTGTATTCGTGCCGTCGTACGGCCTGCTTGATTCGCTGCTGGCGCTTAACATCGAACGACGCATGGACACCCAGACGCTCGTGGAGAGGAAGGATATGAAACAGATCGAACTGATGGAGTGCGTGGAACGCTTCAAATCTGTCAGGGGCTCTGTCTTTTTTTCAGTAATCGGCGGAAGGATAGGCGAGGGACTCGATTTTCCGGACGAGAGCCTGGAGATGGTCATCATCGTGGGCATACCATACCCGAAGCCGACTGCAAAGCAGCGCGCTCTTGTCAATTATTACGACATACTGTACGGCAAGGGATGGGACATAGCGGTCAAAGGGCCGGCACTGAGGAAGCTTCTGCAGGCCGCAGGCAGGATGATCAGGAGCGACACCGACAGAGGCATAGCCGTTGTGCTCGACAAGAGGCTTTCGTATTTCACAGTAACTGGCGCGGAAAAAGTGGACGATGCGCCGGGAGCCGCTGCCGATTTTTTCTCCGGAAAGAGGAATGTGGGACCGCGAAACGGAAGACTGTTCTGA
- a CDS encoding DNA-directed RNA polymerase subunit H: MPAFNILNHEMVPEHRLLGDKESERVLKKIGITREQLPKIKLSDPAIRVLEATSAAKEGIREGMIVEIKRKSKTAEQFVAYRLITR, from the coding sequence ATGCCTGCTTTTAATATTCTAAATCATGAGATGGTTCCCGAACATCGTCTGCTCGGTGATAAAGAATCCGAAAGAGTTCTGAAAAAAATCGGTATCACAAGAGAGCAGCTGCCGAAGATAAAGCTTTCAGACCCCGCGATCAGGGTGCTGGAGGCCACTTCCGCGGCAAAGGAAGGTATAAGGGAAGGGATGATTGTCGAAATCAAGAGGAAAAGCAAGACTGCAGAGCAGTTCGTTGCCTACAGACTGATTACAAGATGA
- a CDS encoding DNA-directed RNA polymerase subunit B, translating to MKELVVSYFRERSIVNHHIASFNDFLSSYSNANSRMQRIVDNARVSPDDMERGVIRLDPEKTDGKIIEIRIGRRRDEKTGLIDPMAKSTITVGKPVVREANGASHELKPMEARLRNLNYQAPIFLKFTVVEDGIEREQENVHIGDLPIMVKSSSCNLTKENILEEGSERELTTQEHVAKLQQEGEDPMDPGGYFIVGGTERVLITLEDLAPNRILVEYNERYGTKIQVAKVFSQKEGYRALTVVEKKKDGILMVTVPAASGQIPLIILMKALGMESDNEIFESIVSDPRMEEIVYANIEDAQDKKNYPPNGIYTREDALGYLEKKFATGQAKEFRIKKIESIIDRSLLPHLGDTQDDRMKKAVFLGRIARNVLELSIGVRREDDKDHYANKRLKLAGDLMEDLFRVAFTNLIKDLKYQLERSVSRKKEIKIQSAIRPDLLTHRLLHALATGNWVGGRAGVSQLLDRTSNMSTASHLRRVTSPLTRSQPHFEARDLHPTQWGRLCPNETPEGQNCGLVKNAALIVDVSEGIPEAEVVTQLKDLGVREAKFSEMMQQTRVYVNGDLIGVVKDGTKLVDEIRERRRSGKIYGQRSHELNVHFDRITKDVYINCDEGRLRRPLIVLRNGATGLSQQMLLEVGENKRSWGELVRGGVVEWIDAEEEDDSYICVEPYSVPARCPSCSAFISRGDVKWLNMEQQDTHARLQCRFCNKTFETDSVINREHTHLEVDPMVVLGVCAGLVPYPEHNPSPRVTMGAGMAKQSLGLGASNYRLRPDTRGHLLHYPQKPLVQTTQMNFTGFNDRPAGQNFVVAIISHYGYNMQDAIIMNRGSIERGLGRSTFLRSYRAEERRYPGGQEDHFEIPSPDVRGARADVAYSNLGEDGLISPETRVNGGDVLIGKTSPPRFLEEETDFLTPQKRRETSITVRSGESGYVDGVILTESENGSRLVRVKVRDERIPELGDKFASRHGQKGVVGLLVPQESMPFTCDGVVPDLMINPHSIPSRMTVAHVLEMVGGKVASLSGRLVDGTAFSGEKEDALRQELLELGFRNNSKEVMYDGTTGRMIQAEIFIGVIYYQKLHHMVSGKLHVRSRGPVQILTRQPTEGRSRQGGLRFGEMERDTLIAHGAAMVIKDRLLDESDGTYQYVCGNPECGHIAYQDRRGVVRCPACGNTTNIHLIQTSYAFLLLMYELMSLGVVMRLQLEDLK from the coding sequence TTGAAGGAGCTTGTAGTATCGTATTTCAGAGAGAGGAGCATTGTAAACCACCACATAGCGTCGTTCAACGATTTTCTTAGCAGCTACAGCAATGCAAACAGCAGGATGCAGCGCATAGTAGACAACGCAAGGGTGAGCCCGGACGACATGGAGAGGGGAGTCATAAGACTCGATCCGGAGAAGACGGACGGCAAGATCATCGAGATACGCATAGGCAGAAGGAGGGACGAAAAGACCGGCCTCATTGACCCCATGGCAAAATCCACCATCACGGTGGGCAAACCAGTCGTGAGGGAGGCAAACGGTGCGAGCCACGAACTCAAGCCGATGGAGGCGCGTCTCAGGAATCTGAATTACCAGGCGCCGATATTCCTCAAATTCACCGTCGTGGAGGACGGCATCGAGCGCGAGCAGGAGAATGTGCACATAGGCGATTTGCCGATCATGGTGAAGAGCAGTTCCTGCAATCTGACAAAGGAGAATATACTCGAAGAAGGGAGCGAGCGCGAACTCACGACGCAGGAGCACGTTGCAAAGCTGCAGCAGGAAGGCGAAGACCCTATGGATCCCGGCGGCTATTTCATAGTCGGGGGGACAGAAAGGGTGCTCATAACGCTCGAGGACCTCGCACCGAACAGGATACTGGTGGAATACAACGAGCGGTACGGCACCAAGATACAGGTGGCCAAGGTTTTCTCACAGAAGGAAGGGTACAGGGCACTGACAGTCGTCGAAAAGAAAAAGGACGGCATACTGATGGTCACTGTGCCTGCAGCATCCGGCCAGATACCGCTGATTATACTGATGAAAGCACTTGGCATGGAGAGCGACAATGAGATTTTCGAATCCATTGTGAGCGATCCGCGTATGGAGGAGATTGTCTATGCAAACATAGAGGATGCCCAGGACAAGAAGAACTACCCTCCGAACGGCATATACACGAGGGAGGACGCACTCGGCTACCTTGAGAAGAAATTCGCGACAGGGCAGGCCAAGGAATTCAGGATCAAGAAGATTGAATCAATCATAGACAGATCGCTCCTTCCGCACCTCGGTGACACTCAGGATGACAGGATGAAGAAGGCCGTCTTTCTGGGCAGGATAGCGAGGAATGTTCTCGAACTCTCCATCGGCGTCAGAAGGGAAGATGACAAGGACCATTATGCGAACAAGAGGCTCAAGCTTGCGGGAGACCTCATGGAGGATCTGTTCAGGGTCGCATTCACAAATCTGATAAAGGATCTGAAGTACCAGCTCGAAAGAAGTGTCTCCAGGAAGAAGGAGATAAAGATACAGAGCGCGATAAGGCCGGACCTGCTCACGCACAGGCTGCTCCATGCGCTGGCGACCGGAAACTGGGTTGGCGGCAGGGCCGGCGTGAGCCAGCTGCTGGACAGGACATCTAACATGAGCACGGCGAGTCACCTGAGAAGGGTCACGAGCCCGCTTACGAGGAGTCAGCCGCACTTCGAGGCCAGAGATTTGCATCCGACGCAGTGGGGCCGCCTCTGTCCGAACGAGACGCCCGAAGGTCAGAACTGCGGTCTCGTCAAGAACGCCGCACTGATTGTCGATGTATCGGAAGGCATACCGGAAGCCGAGGTAGTCACTCAGCTCAAGGATCTGGGTGTCAGGGAAGCGAAGTTCTCGGAAATGATGCAGCAGACAAGGGTGTACGTCAACGGCGATCTGATCGGCGTCGTAAAAGACGGCACAAAGCTCGTGGACGAAATAAGGGAGAGAAGAAGATCTGGCAAGATATACGGGCAGCGTTCGCATGAACTCAATGTTCATTTTGACAGAATCACGAAGGATGTTTACATCAACTGCGATGAAGGCAGGCTGAGACGGCCGCTCATTGTTCTCAGGAACGGAGCAACTGGTCTGAGCCAGCAGATGCTTCTGGAGGTCGGCGAAAACAAGAGGAGCTGGGGAGAACTCGTCCGCGGCGGCGTAGTCGAATGGATTGATGCGGAAGAGGAGGATGACAGCTACATCTGCGTCGAACCGTATTCCGTGCCCGCGAGGTGCCCGAGCTGCTCGGCATTCATCTCCAGGGGCGATGTGAAATGGCTTAACATGGAGCAGCAGGACACACACGCCAGGCTGCAGTGCAGATTCTGCAACAAGACGTTTGAAACGGACAGCGTGATTAACAGGGAACACACGCATCTGGAAGTTGACCCGATGGTCGTTCTCGGTGTATGTGCAGGACTCGTCCCGTATCCGGAACACAATCCGTCACCGCGTGTCACGATGGGAGCGGGAATGGCAAAACAGTCCCTCGGTCTCGGTGCATCCAACTACAGGCTCAGGCCCGATACAAGAGGTCATCTGCTTCATTATCCGCAGAAGCCGCTTGTCCAGACAACGCAGATGAACTTCACCGGTTTCAACGACAGGCCGGCCGGACAGAATTTCGTCGTTGCAATCATATCACATTACGGATACAACATGCAGGACGCCATCATAATGAACAGAGGATCCATAGAGAGGGGACTGGGCAGATCCACATTCCTGCGAAGCTACAGGGCAGAGGAGAGGCGCTACCCCGGCGGTCAGGAGGATCACTTTGAGATACCCAGCCCGGACGTGCGTGGCGCCAGGGCCGATGTTGCATACAGCAACCTCGGCGAAGACGGCCTGATATCGCCGGAGACACGCGTCAACGGAGGCGATGTGCTCATAGGTAAGACATCACCGCCGCGTTTCCTGGAAGAGGAGACGGACTTCCTGACACCCCAGAAGAGGAGAGAGACGTCCATAACGGTCAGGTCCGGGGAATCGGGCTATGTCGACGGCGTCATTCTCACTGAGTCGGAAAACGGTTCGAGGCTCGTCAGAGTCAAAGTAAGGGATGAGCGCATTCCGGAACTCGGCGACAAATTCGCATCCAGACACGGCCAGAAGGGCGTTGTGGGACTGCTGGTGCCGCAGGAATCCATGCCGTTCACATGCGACGGCGTCGTTCCCGATCTCATGATCAATCCGCACAGTATACCGTCGAGAATGACGGTGGCACATGTGCTCGAAATGGTCGGCGGAAAGGTCGCCTCCCTCTCCGGCAGGCTCGTGGACGGCACTGCCTTTTCAGGCGAAAAAGAGGATGCCCTGAGACAGGAACTGCTTGAACTCGGTTTCAGGAACAACAGCAAGGAGGTCATGTACGACGGCACGACCGGCAGAATGATTCAGGCAGAGATATTCATCGGCGTCATCTACTACCAGAAACTGCACCACATGGTTTCCGGCAAGCTGCATGTCAGGAGCAGGGGACCTGTCCAGATACTCACCAGGCAGCCGACGGAAGGACGTTCCAGACAGGGCGGTCTCAGGTTCGGTGAGATGGAGAGGGATACGCTGATTGCGCACGGTGCCGCGATGGTGATCAAAGACAGGCTCCTTGACGAATCGGACGGCACATACCAGTATGTCTGCGGCAATCCCGAATGCGGGCACATAGCGTATCAGGACAGGAGGGGTGTCGTGCGCTGTCCGGCATGCGGCAACACGACAAACATTCACCTGATACAGACGAGTTATGCCTTCCTTCTGCTCATGTACGAACTGATGTCACTGGGCGTTGTCATGCGCCTGCAACTGGAGGATTTGAAATGA